A genomic segment from Chitinophaga niabensis encodes:
- a CDS encoding Glu/Leu/Phe/Val family dehydrogenase, which translates to MAKAKALAQEQHYNFFHSVEQSFDKAAQFTKWEKGILEQIKACNAVYRIKFPVRVGNSIDVIEAYRVQHSHHKLPCKGGIRFSDEVNQDEVMALAALMTYKCAIVNVPFGGAKGGIKINPRNYTPFQLENITRRYTAELVKKNFIGPGIDVPAPDYGTGEREMSWILDTYMSLRPGEIDGYGCVTGKPVSQGGVRGRTEATGLGVFYGLRELCNVKEDMKRLGLEPGIEGKKVVVQGMGNVGYHAAKYFHEAGAKVICLIEWDGAIFNPKGLNPDAVLKHRKETGSIVGFPDAKSLKKNTDGLELECDILIPAALENVIHAGNAPKIKAKIIGEAANGPLTPEADEVLAKKGVIVVPDMFLNAGGVTVSYFEWLKNLSHVRYGRLGKRFDENMNIHILGQIEELTGKKVSEKERKFIAHGADEVDLVYSGLEETMHTALHEVREKFMEHKKIRDMRTAAYVCAIDKVGAAYEQLGIFP; encoded by the coding sequence ATGGCTAAAGCTAAAGCGCTGGCGCAAGAACAGCATTATAACTTTTTCCACAGTGTGGAACAAAGTTTCGACAAGGCTGCGCAGTTCACCAAATGGGAAAAGGGGATACTGGAGCAGATCAAAGCCTGTAATGCTGTGTATCGTATTAAATTCCCTGTGAGAGTGGGAAACAGTATTGACGTAATTGAAGCTTACAGGGTACAGCACTCCCATCACAAACTGCCCTGTAAAGGAGGTATCCGTTTCAGTGACGAAGTGAACCAGGATGAAGTAATGGCCCTCGCCGCCCTGATGACTTACAAATGCGCTATTGTGAACGTTCCTTTTGGCGGTGCCAAAGGAGGTATCAAGATCAATCCCCGCAACTATACCCCTTTTCAGCTGGAAAACATCACCCGCCGTTACACGGCTGAACTGGTAAAAAAGAACTTTATAGGTCCCGGCATCGACGTACCTGCTCCTGATTATGGAACAGGCGAACGTGAAATGAGCTGGATCCTGGATACATACATGAGCCTTCGCCCCGGAGAGATTGACGGTTATGGTTGTGTAACCGGTAAACCTGTTTCCCAGGGCGGTGTTCGTGGCCGTACTGAAGCTACAGGCCTTGGTGTATTTTATGGTCTCCGTGAATTATGTAATGTAAAAGAGGACATGAAACGCCTTGGACTGGAACCCGGCATTGAAGGCAAAAAAGTAGTCGTGCAGGGGATGGGTAATGTGGGTTACCACGCTGCCAAATATTTCCATGAAGCAGGCGCGAAAGTGATCTGCCTGATAGAATGGGATGGCGCCATCTTCAATCCTAAAGGACTGAATCCGGACGCAGTATTGAAACATCGTAAAGAAACTGGTTCCATCGTTGGTTTCCCCGATGCTAAAAGCCTGAAGAAAAACACGGATGGATTAGAACTGGAATGCGATATCCTCATTCCCGCTGCGCTGGAGAATGTGATCCACGCCGGCAATGCGCCAAAGATCAAAGCCAAGATCATCGGCGAAGCAGCTAACGGCCCGCTCACTCCTGAAGCAGATGAGGTCCTCGCTAAAAAAGGTGTGATCGTAGTGCCGGATATGTTCCTCAACGCAGGAGGTGTTACCGTTTCTTACTTTGAGTGGCTGAAAAACCTCAGCCATGTTCGTTATGGCCGCCTGGGCAAACGCTTCGATGAGAATATGAACATTCACATCCTGGGGCAGATAGAAGAACTGACCGGTAAAAAGGTGTCAGAAAAAGAAAGGAAGTTCATTGCACATGGTGCCGATGAAGTAGACCTGGTATATTCCGGCCTGGAAGAAACCATGCACACTGCTTTGCATGAAGTGCGTGAGAAATTTATGGAACATAAAAAGATCAGGGATATGCGTACCGCAGCATATGTATGCGCTATTGATAAAGTAGGTGCAGCATATGAGCAGCTGGGTATTTTCCCATAA
- a CDS encoding AMP nucleosidase yields the protein MKTKEEIVANWLPRYTGEKLENFGSHILLTNFSNYVSMFAKEHNAKVVGVDRPMQCCTAGDISIINFGMGSPGAATVMDLLSAISPKAVLFLGKCGGLKKKNSIGDLILPIAAIRGEGTSNDYFPPEVPALPAFALQKAISTTIRELGCDYWTGTCYSTNRRVWEHDAEFKKYLEKVRAMAIDMETATIFSVGFYNKIPTGALLLVSDSPMVPEGVKTEESDKKVTSEFVERHLRVGIDSLQNLINNHQTVKHLLF from the coding sequence ATGAAGACGAAAGAAGAAATAGTAGCTAATTGGCTTCCCCGCTATACAGGAGAGAAGCTGGAGAACTTCGGCTCTCATATCCTCCTGACTAACTTTTCCAATTATGTGTCGATGTTTGCCAAAGAGCACAACGCGAAGGTTGTTGGAGTGGACAGGCCCATGCAGTGTTGTACAGCGGGAGATATCTCTATTATAAATTTTGGGATGGGAAGTCCGGGAGCAGCCACCGTGATGGACCTGCTGAGTGCTATCTCTCCCAAAGCCGTATTGTTCCTGGGTAAATGCGGGGGCTTGAAAAAGAAGAACAGTATTGGAGACCTGATCCTGCCCATTGCGGCCATCCGCGGAGAAGGTACCTCTAATGACTATTTTCCACCCGAAGTACCTGCCTTACCAGCCTTTGCCTTGCAGAAGGCCATATCTACCACCATCAGGGAATTAGGCTGCGATTACTGGACAGGCACCTGTTACAGCACCAACCGCCGGGTATGGGAACATGATGCTGAATTTAAAAAATACCTGGAAAAGGTCCGTGCCATGGCCATAGATATGGAAACGGCCACTATCTTTTCAGTAGGTTTTTATAACAAGATCCCTACCGGGGCATTACTCCTCGTTTCTGATTCTCCCATGGTACCGGAAGGTGTGAAAACAGAAGAAAGTGATAAAAAAGTGACCTCCGAATTTGTAGAAAGGCATTTAAGGGTGGGAATTGATTCCCTCCAAAACCTGATCAATAATCACCAGACCGTTAAACACCTCCTCTTTTGA
- the accC gene encoding acetyl-CoA carboxylase biotin carboxylase subunit: protein MKKIVVANRGEIALRVMRSAREMGIATVAVFSEADRTMPFVQYADEAVCIGPAPSSQSYLLGDKIIAVARQTGADAIHPGYGFLSENAKFAQKVTEAGLIFIGPSAASIEVMGSKLAAKQAAQSFGVPMVPGTETPLRSVEEAREVVKKTGFPILIKASAGGGGKGMRVVQQESELEEQIRLAKSEALNAFGDDAVFIEKYVAAPRHIEIQVLGDKHGNCVYLFERECSIQRRHQKLIEEAPSSCLTPAIRSAMGKCAVDVARACNYYGAGTVEFLVDEQLNFYFLEMNTRLQVEHPVTEMITGLDLVKEQIRIADGGKLPFTQEELQINGHAIELRICAEDPANNFLPDTGKLETYIRPQGYGVRVDDGYEQGMDIPIYYDPMIAKLIAWGSNREEARERLLRAIDEYQVTGIKTTLPFGKWALQQAPFIAGNFDTNFIGKYFTAAALEQKDDDAAKAAAILASQLWLTAVKPSQAAPVTANGETSQWKQRRTLR, encoded by the coding sequence ATGAAAAAGATTGTAGTAGCCAACCGTGGGGAAATAGCCCTGCGGGTTATGCGTTCAGCCAGGGAAATGGGTATAGCCACGGTAGCTGTTTTTTCAGAGGCAGACCGTACCATGCCTTTTGTGCAATATGCGGACGAAGCTGTTTGTATAGGCCCGGCCCCTTCCAGCCAAAGCTATTTACTGGGCGACAAGATCATTGCAGTTGCCCGGCAAACAGGTGCGGACGCAATTCATCCCGGATATGGTTTCCTGAGTGAGAACGCGAAGTTTGCACAGAAAGTAACGGAGGCAGGCCTCATCTTCATTGGCCCTTCTGCTGCTTCCATTGAAGTGATGGGTAGCAAGCTGGCAGCTAAACAGGCAGCACAAAGTTTTGGAGTACCAATGGTACCAGGTACGGAAACGCCTCTCCGGAGTGTGGAAGAAGCAAGGGAAGTAGTGAAGAAAACCGGGTTCCCCATTCTCATTAAAGCCTCTGCCGGCGGCGGGGGAAAAGGTATGCGGGTAGTACAGCAGGAAAGTGAGCTGGAAGAGCAGATCCGCCTTGCTAAAAGTGAAGCCCTGAATGCTTTTGGAGACGATGCGGTTTTTATAGAGAAATATGTAGCCGCGCCACGCCATATTGAGATCCAGGTATTGGGAGATAAACATGGCAATTGCGTATACCTCTTTGAAAGAGAGTGTTCCATTCAGCGGCGCCATCAGAAACTGATCGAAGAAGCCCCTTCTTCCTGCCTGACCCCTGCTATCCGTTCTGCTATGGGCAAATGTGCAGTGGATGTTGCCCGCGCCTGTAATTATTATGGAGCAGGTACAGTAGAATTCCTGGTGGATGAGCAGTTGAACTTTTACTTCCTTGAAATGAATACCCGCCTCCAGGTAGAACATCCTGTAACAGAAATGATCACGGGGCTTGATCTTGTGAAAGAACAGATCAGGATCGCCGATGGCGGCAAATTACCTTTTACACAGGAAGAATTACAGATCAATGGCCATGCTATTGAATTGCGCATCTGCGCAGAAGATCCTGCTAACAATTTCTTACCGGATACCGGCAAACTGGAAACTTATATCCGCCCGCAGGGATACGGTGTCAGAGTGGATGACGGGTATGAACAGGGAATGGATATTCCTATCTATTACGATCCCATGATCGCTAAACTGATTGCCTGGGGCTCAAACCGGGAAGAAGCAAGAGAACGTTTGCTGCGGGCGATAGACGAATACCAGGTAACAGGTATTAAAACAACACTTCCTTTCGGCAAATGGGCATTGCAGCAGGCTCCTTTTATCGCCGGTAATTTCGACACTAATTTCATTGGTAAATACTTCACAGCGGCTGCATTGGAACAGAAAGACGATGATGCCGCCAAAGCTGCAGCCATCCTGGCTTCGCAATTGTGGCTCACTGCTGTAAAACCTTCACAGGCAGCACCTGTTACCGCCAATGGAGAAACCTCTCAATGGAAACAGCGCAGGACCCTGCGATAG
- a CDS encoding ABC transporter ATP-binding protein encodes MSAAPLVSLQHLTVTFNTVTAVKGISLDIQPGEIVGIVGESGSGKSVTALSLMRLVEGAVNGNIIYTAPGKAPVNLLSLSPAQMRSFRGSEIAMIFQEPMTSLNPLHTCGNQVAEAISLHKRISRQQARQQVISLFEKVRIPDPELAFDKYPHELSGGQKQRVMIAMAISCGPRLLIADEPTTALDVTVQKTILALLKELQQEMGMSVVFITHDLGVIAEIASRVAVMYKGQIVEEGPVAEIFHHPQHPYTKGLLACRPPLEKRLRRLPVVRDFMEIGEDGGLKEKAADVGAFVQALELPETEMLAREQMLATRPPLLKVEGLSTWFPKKRSFLGKVAGWTKAVDNVSFEVREGETLGLVGESGCGKTTLSRTLLRLIEPTGGSIYYKGRDLRSLSPGEMRDMRKHIQLIFQDPYSSLNPRITVGRAIQEPMKVHGLYENDAARKEKVLELLEKVNLLPEHYDRYPHEFSGGQRQRIVIARALALNPEFIICDESVSALDVSVQAQVLNLLMQLQQEFNFTYIFISHNLSVVHFMSDRMMVMNKGKIEEMGPARQVYHHPASEYTRHLIAAIPGK; translated from the coding sequence TTGAGTGCAGCACCGCTAGTATCGCTCCAACATCTTACCGTTACCTTTAATACGGTTACTGCTGTTAAAGGTATTTCCCTGGATATTCAGCCGGGAGAAATTGTAGGTATCGTAGGAGAATCCGGCTCCGGGAAATCTGTTACAGCACTCAGCCTGATGAGATTAGTAGAGGGCGCTGTAAATGGAAATATTATTTACACAGCACCAGGCAAGGCGCCTGTTAACCTGTTAAGTCTAAGCCCTGCACAGATGCGCAGTTTCCGGGGTAGCGAAATAGCCATGATCTTCCAGGAACCCATGACTTCCCTGAACCCCCTGCATACCTGTGGAAACCAGGTAGCCGAAGCCATTTCCCTGCACAAAAGAATATCCAGGCAGCAAGCCCGTCAACAGGTGATCAGCCTGTTTGAAAAGGTACGGATCCCTGATCCTGAACTGGCTTTTGATAAATATCCCCATGAACTGTCCGGTGGCCAGAAGCAAAGAGTGATGATAGCGATGGCTATCAGTTGCGGCCCCCGTTTGCTGATAGCAGACGAGCCCACCACCGCTTTGGATGTAACCGTACAGAAAACCATCCTGGCCCTGCTGAAGGAACTTCAGCAGGAAATGGGCATGAGCGTAGTTTTCATCACACACGATCTGGGGGTGATCGCTGAGATCGCTTCCCGGGTAGCTGTAATGTATAAAGGGCAGATCGTAGAGGAAGGCCCTGTGGCTGAGATCTTCCATCATCCTCAACATCCCTACACCAAAGGTTTACTGGCCTGCCGCCCGCCATTGGAAAAACGGCTCCGCCGTTTACCCGTAGTGCGCGACTTTATGGAAATAGGCGAAGATGGCGGCCTGAAAGAAAAAGCTGCAGACGTTGGTGCTTTTGTTCAGGCCCTGGAACTCCCGGAAACAGAAATGCTGGCCAGGGAACAAATGCTGGCAACAAGGCCCCCTTTATTAAAAGTGGAAGGCCTGAGTACCTGGTTCCCCAAAAAGAGGAGCTTCCTGGGAAAAGTGGCCGGGTGGACGAAAGCTGTAGATAATGTAAGCTTTGAAGTGAGGGAAGGAGAAACACTCGGGCTGGTAGGAGAATCCGGTTGCGGGAAAACAACATTGAGCAGAACGCTTCTCCGGCTGATAGAACCAACCGGCGGAAGCATTTATTATAAAGGCCGGGACCTGAGGAGCTTGTCTCCCGGGGAAATGCGCGATATGCGAAAGCACATCCAGCTGATCTTCCAGGATCCCTACTCTTCCTTAAATCCGCGGATCACGGTAGGCCGTGCCATCCAGGAACCCATGAAAGTGCATGGGTTATATGAAAATGATGCCGCCCGGAAGGAAAAAGTGCTGGAGTTACTCGAAAAGGTGAACCTGCTGCCGGAGCATTACGACCGTTACCCACATGAATTTTCCGGAGGCCAGCGCCAGCGGATAGTGATTGCACGGGCATTAGCGCTCAACCCTGAATTCATTATCTGTGACGAATCTGTTTCCGCACTGGATGTGAGTGTTCAGGCCCAGGTACTCAATTTGCTGATGCAATTACAGCAGGAATTCAACTTCACTTATATATTTATCTCCCATAACCTTTCTGTGGTACACTTTATGAGCGACAGGATGATGGTGATGAATAAGGGGAAAATTGAGGAAATGGGGCCGGCAAGGCAGGTATATCATCATCCGGCCTCAGAATACACCCGCCATTTGATAGCGGCTATTCCCGGCAAATAG
- a CDS encoding type I restriction enzyme HsdR N-terminal domain-containing protein codes for MINIQFPPPDFRIQATNGQEMIFDPFRKKYVVLTPEEWVRQNFLNYLVKSLEYPGALMSIEKEMHLGELRKRCDIVIYSREAVPWMIVECKEMGVPLGMPVLEQIVRYNMALPVPYLVITNGSNTWCCKLNAEAGNWVFENALPKYPDVDAPPA; via the coding sequence ATGATCAACATCCAGTTCCCTCCCCCGGATTTTCGCATTCAGGCTACAAACGGGCAAGAAATGATCTTTGACCCTTTCCGTAAAAAATATGTGGTATTAACCCCGGAAGAGTGGGTGCGCCAGAATTTCCTGAACTATCTCGTGAAAAGCCTGGAGTATCCCGGCGCACTGATGAGCATAGAAAAGGAAATGCACCTGGGAGAATTGCGCAAACGCTGTGATATTGTTATTTACAGCCGGGAAGCGGTTCCCTGGATGATCGTGGAATGCAAAGAGATGGGTGTTCCATTGGGCATGCCTGTGCTGGAACAGATCGTAAGATATAATATGGCATTGCCTGTACCTTACCTGGTGATCACCAATGGCAGTAACACCTGGTGCTGCAAACTGAATGCAGAAGCAGGGAATTGGGTGTTCGAAAATGCGTTGCCGAAATATCCGGACGTGGATGCACCTCCTGCATAA
- the ccsA gene encoding cytochrome c biogenesis protein CcsA: MAKHWWKILSVVILLYVIIGGFIVKVPVIGNNQQAARSIFFHLPMWMSMYTLFTISVVNSVWYLATNDLSRDVRASSAGSVGVLFGVMGFFTGMLWATYTWGGTIVNDPKQMTTAIALTIYMAYLVLRLSFTDLDKRARVSAIFNVFAFALLIPLTYIIPRMVESLHPGSASSPGFSSQDTAGTIKMVLWPAFIGWTLLGIWIYTLRARYKRLVLKNILHG; encoded by the coding sequence ATGGCAAAGCATTGGTGGAAAATCTTAAGTGTAGTTATCCTGCTATACGTAATCATAGGCGGTTTTATCGTAAAAGTACCGGTCATCGGTAATAATCAGCAGGCCGCCCGGAGCATCTTCTTTCACTTACCTATGTGGATGAGCATGTATACCCTCTTCACCATTTCCGTGGTGAATTCCGTCTGGTACCTCGCTACAAATGATCTTAGCCGGGATGTCCGCGCCTCCAGTGCAGGCAGTGTTGGTGTACTGTTTGGGGTGATGGGCTTTTTTACCGGCATGCTGTGGGCCACTTATACCTGGGGCGGCACAATCGTGAATGATCCCAAACAAATGACCACTGCCATCGCGCTCACGATCTATATGGCTTACCTCGTATTGCGGCTGTCCTTTACAGACCTGGATAAAAGGGCACGCGTTTCCGCTATCTTCAATGTATTTGCATTCGCTTTACTGATTCCGCTCACTTATATTATTCCCCGGATGGTGGAATCCCTCCATCCAGGTAGCGCCAGCAGCCCGGGCTTCAGTTCCCAGGATACTGCCGGCACCATCAAAATGGTACTCTGGCCTGCATTCATCGGATGGACCTTACTGGGCATCTGGATCTACACTTTGCGGGCACGTTATAAAAGATTAGTATTAAAAAATATCCTCCATGGCTAA
- the queA gene encoding tRNA preQ1(34) S-adenosylmethionine ribosyltransferase-isomerase QueA codes for MKLSQFKFDLPLNLIAQHPTKTRDESRLMVVNRATGKIEHKVFKDVLGYFNDKDVMVVNNTKVFPARLYGRKEKTGAKIEVFLLRELNKLNRLWDVIVDPARKIRVGNKLYFGDDESLVAEVIDNTTSRGRTIRFLFEGNDEEFKAVLDSLGETPLPKYIKRKPEDDDKERYQTVYAKYEGAVAAPTAGLHFSRELIKRLEIKGVKFAEVTLHTGLGTFRPIEVEDLSKHKMDAEYFHIDEYAVKIVNKAKEENRKICAIGTTTVRAVESSVTAQNHLKAAEGWTNTFIHPPYDFSIPNALVTNFHLPKTSLLIMVCAFAGYDLVMEAYQQAIKEKYRFFSYGDAMLII; via the coding sequence ATGAAATTATCACAATTCAAGTTCGATCTTCCTTTAAATCTGATCGCACAGCATCCCACCAAGACAAGAGACGAGAGCCGCCTGATGGTTGTTAACCGTGCAACCGGCAAAATTGAGCACAAAGTTTTCAAGGACGTACTCGGGTATTTCAACGACAAAGACGTAATGGTAGTGAACAATACGAAAGTATTCCCTGCCAGGCTCTATGGCCGTAAAGAAAAGACCGGTGCTAAAATTGAAGTGTTCCTGCTCCGTGAATTGAACAAACTGAACCGTTTGTGGGATGTGATCGTGGATCCCGCCCGTAAGATCAGGGTAGGTAACAAACTCTATTTTGGAGATGACGAGAGCCTGGTTGCAGAAGTGATAGACAACACTACTTCCCGTGGCCGTACCATCCGCTTCCTCTTTGAAGGGAACGACGAGGAGTTCAAAGCCGTTCTGGACAGCCTGGGTGAAACACCACTGCCAAAGTACATCAAACGCAAACCCGAAGATGACGATAAAGAGCGTTATCAGACCGTTTACGCTAAGTATGAAGGAGCTGTTGCTGCACCAACCGCTGGTCTGCACTTCAGCCGTGAGCTGATCAAACGCCTGGAGATCAAAGGTGTTAAATTTGCAGAAGTAACCCTGCACACCGGGTTAGGTACATTCCGCCCTATTGAGGTAGAAGACCTGAGCAAACATAAAATGGATGCGGAATATTTCCACATCGATGAATATGCGGTGAAGATCGTGAACAAAGCAAAAGAAGAGAACCGCAAGATCTGCGCCATTGGTACCACTACCGTTAGAGCAGTAGAATCTTCCGTAACAGCACAGAACCATCTGAAAGCTGCAGAAGGCTGGACGAATACTTTCATCCATCCTCCTTACGATTTCTCTATTCCTAATGCGCTGGTAACCAACTTCCACCTGCCAAAAACCAGTCTGCTGATCATGGTTTGCGCCTTTGCCGGTTATGACCTGGTAATGGAAGCTTACCAACAGGCTATCAAAGAGAAGTACCGCTTTTTCAGCTATGGCGATGCAATGCTGATCATCTGA
- a CDS encoding heme exporter protein CcmB, producing the protein MKSPLSQIIALVKKDLLLEWRQRHALFGILLYVFSTVFVINLMVKEPEDTIWNAMFWVVQLFVCVNAVAKSFLQENKGRLLYFYSLVHPRYFIAAKLIYNVLLMILFSGVSLLCCILFLGNPLIHPLYFLAVVLLGGISLSLLFTMLAAIAAQASQNAALMAIMGFPLVMPILMLLTGISQSAFAPVVQPGLPGMFALLAGMDVLVIALALILFPYLWKE; encoded by the coding sequence GTGAAAAGTCCTCTTTCCCAGATCATCGCCCTCGTAAAAAAAGACCTGCTGCTGGAATGGCGTCAGCGGCATGCGCTGTTTGGCATCCTGCTCTATGTGTTCTCCACCGTTTTTGTGATCAACCTGATGGTGAAAGAACCGGAGGATACCATCTGGAATGCGATGTTCTGGGTGGTGCAGCTCTTTGTTTGTGTGAATGCGGTGGCTAAAAGCTTCCTGCAGGAGAACAAGGGGCGTTTATTGTATTTCTATTCGTTGGTTCATCCCCGTTATTTTATTGCGGCCAAACTGATCTATAACGTACTGCTGATGATCCTGTTCAGTGGGGTTTCCCTGCTCTGCTGCATCCTCTTCCTCGGCAATCCTCTCATTCACCCGCTGTATTTCCTGGCGGTGGTATTACTGGGCGGGATCAGCTTATCCCTTCTTTTTACCATGCTGGCTGCCATTGCAGCACAGGCCAGTCAGAATGCCGCATTGATGGCAATTATGGGTTTCCCCCTGGTAATGCCCATCCTGATGCTGTTAACCGGTATTTCGCAGAGTGCTTTTGCTCCTGTAGTGCAACCCGGCCTGCCGGGCATGTTTGCTTTACTGGCCGGAATGGATGTACTGGTCATTGCCCTGGCGCTGATCTTATTTCCTTATCTCTGGAAGGAATAA
- a CDS encoding GtrA family protein — MKQLILHILAFFYQPFAKVMPFQTFRYIVCGGGNTAMDILLYSISYNFILHKEMVHLPFFTISPYMAAFLMAFVITFPTGFLLNKYIVFSESNLRGRVQLVRYFLLVAICFLFNVVFIKFFVEVCHFYPTVAKILTTILVVCFSYITQKKFTFKVKVQD, encoded by the coding sequence ATGAAGCAATTGATCCTCCATATCCTGGCATTTTTCTATCAGCCTTTTGCTAAGGTGATGCCTTTTCAGACTTTCCGCTATATCGTTTGCGGGGGCGGAAATACGGCTATGGATATCCTGCTCTACTCTATCAGCTACAACTTTATCCTGCATAAGGAAATGGTTCATTTGCCATTTTTCACGATCAGTCCGTACATGGCTGCCTTTCTTATGGCTTTTGTGATCACCTTCCCTACCGGTTTCCTATTGAATAAATACATTGTATTCTCTGAATCCAATCTCAGAGGCAGGGTACAACTCGTCCGCTATTTTTTACTGGTAGCTATTTGTTTCCTGTTCAACGTGGTATTTATAAAATTCTTTGTGGAGGTCTGCCACTTCTACCCGACCGTTGCAAAAATCCTCACTACCATCCTGGTGGTTTGTTTCAGCTACATCACCCAAAAGAAGTTCACCTTCAAAGTAAAAGTACAGGATTAA
- a CDS encoding CcmD family protein, with product MAKRLSYLLLCMILSFTTAIAQTVDQQNTETGPVNEFFRSDNKIYVAVGILVIIFTCIVLYLIRLDRRIGKLEKE from the coding sequence ATGGCTAAAAGACTTAGCTATCTGCTTCTTTGCATGATATTATCATTCACCACCGCCATTGCGCAAACGGTGGATCAACAGAATACGGAAACCGGTCCCGTAAATGAGTTCTTCCGCAGTGATAACAAAATTTACGTGGCAGTGGGCATCCTGGTGATCATTTTTACCTGTATCGTATTATACCTCATAAGGCTGGACCGTAGGATCGGCAAGCTGGAGAAAGAATAG
- a CDS encoding thymidine kinase, whose protein sequence is MFIEPSLTGGRRGWIEVICGSMFSGKTEELIRRMKRARIANLSLEIFKPAMDTRYDEMNIVSHDESKILSTPVDSSQQILLLGQGMDVVGIDEAQFFDAELPNVCDQLALSGIRVIVAGLDMNFQGEPFGPIPHLLAKADYITKLHAICVVCGNIATFSYRKSSSTHTILLGEKDLYEPRCRHCFYNK, encoded by the coding sequence ATGTTTATTGAACCTTCTCTTACAGGAGGCCGAAGAGGGTGGATCGAAGTGATATGTGGATCAATGTTTTCCGGCAAAACGGAAGAGCTGATACGCAGGATGAAACGTGCCAGGATCGCCAATCTCTCTCTGGAAATTTTCAAGCCGGCAATGGATACCCGGTACGATGAAATGAACATTGTTTCCCATGATGAATCAAAGATCTTATCTACACCTGTGGATAGTTCCCAGCAGATCCTGCTTTTAGGGCAGGGGATGGATGTAGTGGGGATCGACGAAGCGCAGTTCTTTGATGCAGAGCTGCCCAATGTATGTGATCAGCTGGCCCTCAGCGGCATCCGTGTGATCGTTGCAGGCCTTGATATGAACTTCCAGGGAGAGCCCTTTGGCCCTATTCCCCATCTTTTAGCCAAAGCAGATTATATCACCAAGCTGCATGCCATTTGCGTGGTATGCGGCAACATCGCTACTTTCTCCTATCGGAAAAGCTCCAGTACACATACGATATTACTGGGGGAGAAGGATTTATATGAACCCCGGTGCCGGCACTGCTTTTACAATAAATAG